From Micromonospora echinospora:
TCCGCGCCCCGGACGGGTACGAGGTGGTGCACGTACCGGCCGGGCCGGCCGAGCCGGTGGCCAAGGACGACCTGCTGCCGTACATGCCGGCGTTCGGGGACTGGCTGGCCGACCGGTGGCGCGCCGGCGACTGGCAGCCCGAGGTGGTGCACGCGCACTTCTGGATGAGCGGGCTGGCCGGGCTCGCCGCGGCCCGCCGCGCGGGCGTGCCGGTGGTGCAGACCTACCACGCGCTCGGTACCGTCAAGCGCCGCCACCAGGGCGTGCAGGACACCAGCCCGCCGGGCCGGGTCGAGCACGAGCGGAAGCTGGGCCGCTCGGTGGACCGGGTGGTCGCCCAGTGCCAGGACGAGGTCGCCGAGCTGGTCCGGATGGGTGTGCCCCGCTCCCGGATGACAGTCGTGGCGTCGGGGGTGAACCTGTCCACGTTCTCCCCGCTCGGCCCGGTCGCCGACCGTGACGGCGGCCGGGCCCGCATCCTCACCGTCGGCCGGCTGGTCGAGCGCAAGGGCTTCCAGGACGTCATCCGGGCCGTCGCCGAGGTGCCGGACGCGGAGTGCGTCGTGGTCGGCGGCCCGCCGGCCGGGCTGCTGGAGACCGACCCGTACGCGTTGCGCCTGCGGACGCTGGCCCGCTCCCTCGGCGTCGCCGACCGGGTACGGCTGGTCGGCGCGGTGCCCCGGGAGGAGATGGGCCGCTGGTACCGGTCGGCGGACGTGCTCGTCGCCGCCCCCTGGTACGAGCCGTTCGGGCTCACCCCGCTGGAAGCGATGGCGTGCGGCGTACCGGTGGTCGGAACCGCCGTCGGCGGGCTCATCGACACGGTGGTGCCCGGCCGCACCGGCGACCTGGTGCCGGCCCGCGATCCGGCCGCCCTCGCCGCGGCGATCCGGGGCCTGCTCGGCGACCGGATCCGCCGGTTCGCCTACGCCACCGCGGCGCTGGAGCGGGCCCGCACCCGCTACTCGTGGGCCACCGCCGCGGACCGCCTCACCGAGCTGTACGGCGAGGTAACCACCGTCGGCCGCCCCACCCGGGTGGTCGCCTGATGGCGGCGACCCCGCCGGCCGCCGGCGGCACGCTGCTGGAGGACCACCTGGCGCTGCTGGCCGCCGCGCTGCTGCCGCTGCGGGAGTCGGAGCGGATGCTGGCCCGCTGGGGTGAGGAACTGGCGCACCGGCTCGCCGCCGGCGGGCGGCTGCTGGTGGCCGGCAACGGCGGCAGCGCCGCCGAAGCCCAACACCTCACCGCCGAACTCGTCGGCAAACTCCGCCATGACCGCCAACCCCTGTCCGCCATCGCCCTGCACGCCGAAACCAGCGCCCTCACCGCCATCGCCAACGACTACGGGTACGACGAAACCTTCGCCCGACAGGTCCGCGCCCACGGCCGACCCGACGACATCCTCCTACTCCTCACCACCAGCGGCACCAGCACCAACCTCCTCACCGCCGCCCACGCCGCCCACCAGACCGGCCTGCGCTGCTGGGCCTTCACCGGCCCCGCACCCAACCCCCTCGCCGACCTCTGCCACGAGCACCTGGCGATCGACTCGCCGGACGGGCAGGTGGTGCAGGAACTGCACCTGGTGGCCTCGCACGTGCTCTGCGAGTACATGGAACGGGCGCTGCCCGCGGCGCTCGCCGCCCCGGCGCCGGCCGAACCGGTGCGTACCGGCGTCGAGGTGGTGCTCGGCGACCCGGACCCGGCGGCGCCCGCCGGACCGGGAGGCCGGGCATGACGGGGCCGGTGGTGGTGCTCGGCGACACGCTGCTGGACCGCGACGTCGAAGGTCTGGTGAACCGGCTCTGCCCGGATTCCCCGGTGCCGGTGCTGGACGAGACGTCCTCCGTCGACCGTCCCGGGGGCGCCGGCCTGGCCGCGGTCTTCGCCGCCGCCCAGGGCGCCGAGGTCGCGCTGGTCACCGCCGTGGCCGACGACGCCGGCGGGGCCCGGCTCGGCACGCTGCTCGCCGCCGCGGGGGTGCGGTTGTACGCGCTGCCGCTGGCCGGCGCCACACCGGAGAAGGTCCGGCTGCGGGTACGGGGCCGGGTGCTGCTGCGCCACGACCGGGGCGGGGCGGCCGGCGTGCCCGGTCAGCCGAGCGACGCCGTGCTGCGGCTGATCGCCGGCGCGTCCGCCGTGCTGGTGAGCGACTACGGCCGGGGCGTGGCCGGGCATCCCGCGCTGCGCGCCGCGCTGGCCGCCACCCGGGCGCCCGTGGTCTGGGACCCGCATCCGCGCGGCCCGGCCGCCGTGCCCGGGGTGCACCTGGCCACCCCGAACGAGCCGGAGGCCCGCGACCTGGCGAAAACGCCGCCGGGCGGGTCCCGCCTGGCCGCCGCGTCCCGCAGCGCGCAGGCGCTGCGCCGCCGCTGGCAGGCGCGCGCGGTCGCGGTGACGCTCGGCGGGGACGGCGCGCTGCTCTGTCACGCCGGATCCACGCCCCTGGTGGTGCCGGCGCCACCGGCCGAGGGGGACACCTGCGGGGCGGGGGACCGGTTCGCGTCCACGGCGACGCTGGCCCTGGCCCGGGGCGCGCTGGTCTCCGAGGCGGTGCAGGAGGCGGTGGCGGAGGCGTCCGCGTACGTGGCCGGGGGTGGGGTGGCCAGCGCGCTGCCGGCCCCGGTACGGGCGGTGGCCCCGGCGGTGGTCACCGGCGGCAGCGACCGGATCGGCGCCGGGGCGGCCGGTGAGGTGGTGGCCCGGGTACGCGCGGCCGGCGGCACCGTGGTGGCCACCGGCGGCTGCTTCGACCTGCTGCACGCCGGGCATGTGGCGACGCTCCAGGCGGCCCGGCAACTCGGCGACTGCCTGGTGGTCTGCCTCAACTCCGACGCCAGCGTGTCCGGGCTGAAGGGACCGGAGCGCCCGGTCGTGCCGCAGGGCGACCGAGGGCGGCTGCTCGCCGCGCTCGGCTGCGTCGACGCGGTGCTGATCTTCGACGAGCCGACCCCGGAGGCGGCGATGTCCTGGCTGCGCCCGGACATCTGGGTCAAGGGCGGCGACTACGCCAGCGGCGGCGGCGCGGAGACGCTGCCCGAGTCGGAGATCCTGGCCCGCTGGGGCGGGCACACGGTGGTCGTGCCGTACCTCGACGGGCGCTCGACCACCGACATGATCGCGGCGGCGCGGGCGGGGCGGGGCAGCGCCGGCTGGCCGGCCGCGACGGTCGACCCGGCGGAGGCCGTCGCGCAGACGGTGGTCCGGTCCACGGCGAAGGGAGCACGATGAACGAGCGACGCATCCGTTCCGGCGCGGTCGCGCGGGCGGCGGCATGAGCGCCCCCGCTCCCGGAGCCGGGCCCGCGGTCCTGGTCACCGGCGGGTCGAGCGGGCTCGGCGCGGCGGTGGTCGCCGCGGTGGCCCGCTCAGGTGGACGCCCGCTGGTGCTGGACCGGCAGCGTCCCGCCGACGGGGTGCCCTGGGCCGAGTGCGACCTGGCCGACACCCGCGCCGCCGAGGCCGCCACCCGCGATCTCGCGGAACGCTCCGGCGGGCTGGACGCCGTGGTCACCGCCGCCGGCATGGACGTGCCGGGGAAGCTGGCCGACATCCCGGCGGAGACCTGGGAACGGATCGTCACTGTGGACCTGCTCGCCACGGCCGCGGTGATCCGGGCCGCGCTGCCCTGGCTGGAGGCGTCCCGCGGCAACATCGTCACGGTGGCCTCGACGCTGGGCGTGAAGGCGGTGAGCGACGCGACGGCGTACTGCGCGGCGAAGTTCGGGGTGGTGGGCTTCACCCGGGCGCTCGCCGCCGAACTGGCCGGCGCGGTCGGCGTGACGCTGCTGATCCCGGGCGGCATGCGCACCGCGTTCTTCGACGAGCGGGACGCGCAGTACCGCCCCGGCCCGGACGCGGTGCTCAACGAGCCGTCCGACACCGCCGCCGCGGTCATGTTCGCGCTGTCCCAGCCGGCCGGTTGCGCGGTACGCGAGATGGTGGTCTGCGCCGCGCAGGAGTCCTCGTACCCGTGATCCTGGTGCTGCGGGCGCTCGGCGTCGGCGACCTGGTCACCGCCGTGCCGGCGCTGCGCGGCCTGCGCGCCGGCCTGCCGGGCCGGGAACTGGTGCTCGCCGCCCCGGACTGGCTGGCGCCGCTGGCGCAGCTGACCGGGGCGGTCGACCGGGTCCTGCCCACCACCGGGCCGGACCGGATCGGGTGGACCGGGCCAGCGCCGGAGGTGGCTGTCAACCTGCACGGGCGGGGGCCGCAGTCGCACCGGGCGCTGGCCGCTGTCCGGCCCGCCCGGACGCTCGCCTACCGCAATCCGGCGGCCGGTCATCCGGACGGCCCGGCCTGGGACGACGACGAGCACGAGGTCCGCCGCTGGTGCCGGCTGCTGCACGCGTACGGCCTGCCGGCCGACCCGGGAGACCTGGCGCTGCGCCGCCCGGCGGCGGTCGGCGTACCGGCCGGGGTGACGCTGCTGCACCCGGGCGGCAAGATTCCGGCGAAGCGCTGGCCGGCGGAGCGGTTCGCCGGGCTGGCCCGGGAGCTGACCGCGCGGGGCCACCGGGTGGCGGTCACCGGGTCGGCCGGCGAGCGGGAGCTGGCCGAGCGGGTCGCCCGCGACGGCGGGTTGCCGCCGGAGGCGGTGCTGGCCGGCCGGACCGGGCTGGCCGAGCTGGCCGCGCTCGTCGCGGGCGCACGGCTGGTGGTCAGCGGGGACACCGGCGTGGCGCACCTCGCCACCGGTTACGGCACCGCCTCCGTGGTGCTGTTCGGGCCGGTGCCGGCAGCGCACTGGGGTCCACCGGCGGACCGGCCCCGGCACCGCGCGCTGGGTGCGATCGAGCCCACCCCCGTCAACCGGGATTCGACCGGGTCACGCGGGGTAGGAACCCACCCGACGTTGGATGCCATCGGGATCGACGAGGTGGTGGCTGCGGTGGCCGCTGTGGAACGGGTCTCCGGTGCGGTTGCGGCGTAGCGATCCGGGCCGGCCGGGGTACGCGCGCCGGCGGCGTGGCAAGGGCTGGCTGTTCCTCGACCCGGCCGGCGAGCCGGTGCGCGACGCCGGAGAGCTGGCCCGGCTGCGGGAGCTGGTCATCCCGCCGGCCTGGCAGGACGTGTGGATCTCGCCGTACCCGCACGGCCACATCCAGGCCACCGGCATCGACGCGGCGGGCCGCAAGCAGTACCTCTACCACCCGCACTGGCGGCGCAAGCGCGACGAGGCGAAGTTCGACCACGTGCTGGAGGTGGCGCACCGGCTGCCCGCGCTGCGGGACCGGGTCACGCACGACCTGACGCTGCGCGGCCTGCGCCGGGAGCGGGTGCTGGCCACCGTCGCCCGGCTGCTCGACATGGGCGCCTTCCGGGTCGGCAGCGACCAGTACGCCACCGGCGACGACCCGACCTTCGGGGTGGCCACGCTGCGCCCCGAGCACACCCGCTCCCGGGGCGGGTGCGTGGTCCTCGAGTTCCCCGCCAAGGGCGGCATCGAGCAGGTCCGCCGGATCGAGGACGCGGAGCTGTGCCGGGTGCTGCTCAACCTGCGCCGGCGACGGCGGGCCCAGGAGCGGCTGTTCGGCTACTGGGACGGCCGGGCCTGGCGCGACGTGCGCAGCGACGAGGTGAACGACTACCTGCGCGACGCCAGCGGCGGGGAGATGACCGCGAAGGACTTCCGCACCTGGCACGCCACCGTGCTGGCCGCGGCCGAGCTGGCCACTGTGGGCCCGCAGCGCTCCGCCACCGCCCGCAGGCGCGCGGTGGCGGGGGTGATGCGCTCGGTGGCCGAACTGCTCGGCAACACCCCGACGGTGGCGCGGGCCTCCTACGTGGATCCACGGGTGGTGGACCTCTACCACGACGGGGTGCTGGCGCCGGTGCAGCCGGAGATGCCGCGGGAGGCGGTGGAGAAGTCCGTGCTGGCGCTGCTGGAGGAGGAGGCCGGCTGACCGCTGACCGGCCCCGTCGGTCCTGGGGGGAAGCGCGACGGGGCCGGAAACCTCGGCGGGCGCGGATGCGGGAGACCGCCGACTGGCGGCCGCCCGCGGCCGGGCCGCCGCGGACGCCACGCCACGGCCCCCGTTACCCGTGGGCTGCCGCCATGAGCGGTGTCAGCCCTGTTTCAAGTATGTCCGCGCCGAGTTGACTGCGGATGCCGTGGTGTTGACGATCCGTGCCGGTTCCAGGTGACGGGTCCGGTATGCCTGCGGCGTCTCCGCGTGCGCGTTCCGGAACGCGCGGCTGAAGTGGGCCTTGTCCCGGAAACCCCAGCGGGCGGCGATGAGCTGGATCGAGCGGTCGCTCAGGCCCGGGTCGGCGAGGTCGCGGCGGCACCGGGCCAGCCGCTCGTCACGGATGTACGCCGCGACAGTGGTCTCCTCGTCCTCGAAGAGCCGGTGCAGCGAGCGCACCGAGATGTGGTGCGCGTCGGCGATCCGGCCCGGGTCCAGCGTGGCGTCGCCGAGGTGCTGCTCCACGTACGAGCGCACCTGGGCGAGCAGGGCGCGCCGCCGGATCTCGGTGGGGACCGCCTCCTCGGAGACCAGGTTGCGGCCGAGCAGCGTGGCGACCAGGTCCAGGCCGATCCCGCCCAGCTGCTCGGCGTCGGCCGCGTGGTACTGCTCGGGGTGACCGGTGACCCGGATGAGGAAGTCGGCGAGCAGGCCGCCGACGCCCTCGGAGCCGGACATCCGCCCGGCGAACAGGGGAGCGAGGCGGCGGCGCGGCAGCGGCAGCGCGTCGTACGGCATCAGGGCCACGATCGAGCGGGCGTACGCGGGCCCGGCCGGGTCGGCGTGGTGGCTGACCTCGTGCGGGCGGGAACAGTCGTAGAACGTCAGGTCGCCGGGGCGGCAGCGGGCCCGCTGCCCCGCCTGGTCGGCCTGGCTGGTCCCGGTGAGCGTGAGCGCGAGCAGGTAGTAGTCCGGGTCGGAGCGCTGGATCAGTTTCGAGGTGCGGACGCAGTCCACCGACGGGTAGCGGTAGCGGATGAGCCGCATCCGGCCCAGCTCGATGAACTCGGCCCGGGCGACGAAGTCGTGGGCGTGCGCGCTGTGCACCCGCAGCGGCGTCGGGCTGCTGGCCATCATGTCCAGCCACGTGCCGAAGCGCTCCCGTGGTGGCAGAACTTCCGTGTCGAGCACCTGCCGGCGCAGCTTGCCGTCCATCAACCGACCCCCGTCGTTTTGTCACACCTGTTAAAACCAGGACGCCCCACGGGGCCGGAAAGCGACACCCGTGGGGCAGTGACGTCCGTCATTGACGGACAGGGGAGCCTTCTGTTAGCAGTCCGTTCAGTCGTTCAGCACCTGGGCCAGCCGGTCGCGGAACCGGCGCTCGGAGTCGGTCACCGTGTCGCCGCCGAGGCCCAGGAGGCCGCCGCTGGACGCCGCGCCCACCACCTGCTCGGCGATGTCCACCAGCCAGTGCCGGTACGCCCCGGCCTGGCCCTCGTCCACCCGGGCGGCGAGCAGGGCGGCGGCCTGACCGGCCCGGGCCAGCACGTCCTCGATCATCGCCTTCGGGTCCTGCGGCGTGAGCACCGGAAGCTCCGCGCCGGTCTCCGGGTCGCCGACCCGGGACACGATCTCGCCGGCCACCGCGGCGACGAGAGGGCTCGCCGACTCGCGGCCGGCGGCGATGGTCTCCAGCCCGGCGGCGTTCTCGGCCATGGTGCGGCGGGTGCCGTCGGACTCGGCGGCGGCCGCCGCGGTGAGCACCGACTGCGGCAGTCCCACCAGCAGCCCCCACTCCTCGTCGGAGACACCGAACCGGGTGTACGCCGGCTGCTCGATCACGATCAGGCCCCTTTCGCCGTGGTCGTCGTTGTCGACGGGCGCCGCCGCGGCGCCCGGGTCAGGCTAGTCGAGTTCCAGCAGTCCCTGTTCGGACACCACGGGCACGGAGAGCGTCTTGTAACCGACCTCGTCGAAGAGCACCGTCATCCGGTCCTCCTCGTAGCTGAGCACCAGGCCGGCGCCCCACTCCGGGTGGCGTACCTGGCTGTGCACGGGGAACGGCCCGACCGCGCCGTCGGCGGCCACGCTGGTGCCGGCGTGGCAGTTGTCGCAGTGCCCGCAGACCTTCTGCATCTGCTCGCCGAAGTACGCCAGCAGGGCCTGGCCGCGGCAGCCGGTGGTCTCGGCGAAGGCGCGCATCATGTCGGTACGCGAGCGGGTCACTGTCTGCTGCCGTTCCGCCTCGGCGAGCGCCGCGCGGCCCGACTCGGCGGCCTCGGGCGCGTACCGGGGCGCGCCGATGCGCTGCCCGGCCCGCGGCTCGGCGGCGCCGATCTGCTCCAGCAGGGACAGGTACTGGCCCAGCTTGCGCGGACCGAGGCCGGTCAGCTCGCGCAGCTCCTTGCGGTTGCGGGCCTTGCCGCGCAGCACCGCGGCCAGTTCGGCCAGTTCCTTTTCGTCCGGCAGTCCGCCGCTGAAGTAGCGCTGCAGGCCGACGTCCTCGGCGCGCCACAGCAGCAGCACCCGGGCCGGCGCCCCGTCGCGCCCGGCGCGGCCGATCTCCTGGAAGTAGCTGTCCGGCGAGTCGGGCAGCGCCATGTGCGCCACCCAGGCGATGTTCGGCTTGTCGATGCCCATGCCGAACGCCGACGTGGCCACCATGATCGGCACCCGGTCGGCGAGGAACGCCTCGTGCAGCTCGTGCCGGGCCGCCGTGGGCATGCCGCCGTGGTAGAACTCGGCCGGGAAACCGGCGCCGGTGAGCCGCTCGGACAGCTCCTCGGCCGCCCGGCGGGTCGGCACGTAGATGATGCCGGGCCGCTCGTCGTCGCGCAGCAACGCGATCAGCCGCCGCCACCGGTAGTCGTCGGTGGGGCAGTGGGCCACCTCCAGGAAGAGGTTCGGCCGGTCCAGCCCGGAGACCACCACCTCGGGCTCGCGCAGCCGCAGCCGGGCGATGATGTCGTCGCGTACCGGCGGGGAGGCGGTGGCGGTGAGCGCCACCACCGGCGGGCGGCCCAGGCCGTCGATCAGGTGGCCCAGCGCCAGGTAGTCCGGCCGGAAGTCGTGGCCCCAGGCGGAGATGCAGTGCGCCTCGTCGATCGCCACCAGCGCCGGCTTCAGCTCACGGACCTCGGCGAGCCGGTCCGGGTTGCTCAGCGCCTCCGGCGTGATGAACAGGAACTCCGCGCGCCCGGCCCGGATGTCCTCGATCGCCTCGGCCTGCTGGGCGGCGCTCTCGTCCGAGCTGATCCGCACCGCGCGCAGCTCCGGACGCTGCCGCTCGTTGAGCGCGGCGATCTGGTCCTGCTGCAACGCCAGCAGCGGGGAGATCACCACCGTCGGGCCCGGGATCAGGCTGGCCGGGATCTGGTAGATCGCCGACTTGCCGGCGCCGGTGGGCAGCACCACCAGGGCGTCGCGGCGCTTCATGACGGCACGCATGGCGGCGAGCTGGTTGGGCCGCAGCGCGGTCCAGCCGAACAGGTTCCGCGCCGCCCGGCGCAGGCTGGAGGAGTGCGTCGTCAGTTTCATCAAGCGCCTCAGCTACCCCCGGCGATCCCGCGCGAAACCGTTCGCCCTCTCACCGCAGCCGGGGCAGGACCTCGTGCCGGTACAGGTCGAACAGGCCCTGCCAGTGCGGGCCGGTGTTCGCCACGTACACCTCGTCGAAGCCGGCCTTGGCGTACCTGTCGATCATCTCCAGGTGAGCGTCGGCGTCCCGGCCGCAGACGAACGCCTCCCGCACCTGCTCCGGCGAGACCAGCTCGGCGGCCTGCTCGAAGTGCCGGGGGGAGGGGAGCACCTGGGACAGCTCGCCGGGCACGCCCGCGTTGGGCCAGCGCTCGTACGCGATCCGCGCGCCCTCGTCGGCGCTGTCGGCGTACGCGGCCTTGAACCCGCCCTGGCACGGCTTGTCACCGCCGCCGGCCTCGCGGAACCGGCGCACCATGTCGGCGTCGGGCATGGTGCTGACGTAGCCGTCGCCGATCCGGCCGGCCAGCTCGATCGACTTGGGGCCGAACCCGGAGACGTAGATCGGCGGGGGCGTGTCCGGCCGGGTGTAGATCCGGGCGTGCTCCACTGTGTAGTGCTTGCCGTGGTGGTTGACGAACTCGCCGCGCCACAGCTCGCGGATCACCTCCACCGCTTCCTCCAGCATCTCCAGCCGCACGTCGGTCTGCGGCCAGGCGTCGCCGAAGATGTGCTCGTTGAGCGCCTCGCCGGTGCCCACCCCGAGTACGAAGCGGCCCTCGTGCAGCACCGCGCTGGTGGCTGCCGCCTGCGCGATCACCGCCGGGTGGATGCGCATGGTCGGGCAGGTGACGGCGGTGGTCACTGGTAGCCGGCAGACCTGGCTGAGCGCGCCGATGGTGGACCAGACGAACGGGCTCTGGCCCTGCGCGTCGACCCACGGGTGGTAGTGGTCGGAGATCCACAGTGCCTCGAAGCCGGCCTGCTCGGCGCCGCGCGCCTGGGCCAGCAGCTCCGCCGGGGTGTACTCCTCGCTGGACAGGAAGTAGCCGATCTTCATGGTGGGTGCCCTCTCCGCCCTGTCCGGACGTCCGGACAGGGCAAGCCCTACCCCCGGCGGCGGGCTCCAACCCGGCCGGCGTGGGCTCAGCGGCGGAACATGGCCCGGATCGCGATCAGCAGGAACAGGCCGCCGACGATCAGGCCGAGCAGGCGTACGCCGGGGATGTCGGCGGCGCTCGTGGCGTCGGCGAGCGGCAGGGCGGACATGTGGGAACTCTCCCACGGGTGGTCGCGGGGCGCCAGCGGCTAACAGTAAGGATTGTTGACTATTTAGCTGGGCGGTGTGACCATGGCAGCACCCGCCGGCCCCGGCGGGTCCGTGGGGGAGACGGGGGTACGACAGCACATGAGCGAGCGGACCGAGGGATCGACCGGAGACCTGGCGGCGCTCGCCGCCGCCGTCCTGCAACCGGGGTTCGTCGGCACCACGCCGCCGCCGTGGGTGTGCCGCTGGCTCGGCGAAGGACTCGGCTCGGTCGTCCTGTTCGCCCGCAACGTCGTCGACCACGAGCAGGTCGCCACGCTCACCGCGACCCTGCGCGCCGAACGGCCGGACGTCATCGTCGCGATCGACGAGGAAGCCGGCGACGTCACCCGGATCGAGTCCGCCCGGGGCAGCTCGCGGCCCGGCAACTACGCGCTCGGCGCGGTCGACGACCCGGCGCTGACCGAGGAGGTCGCCCGGGACCTCGGCGCCGAACTGGCAGCCGTCGGCGTCACGCTCAACTACGCCCCGGACGCCGACGTCAACTCCAACCCGGCCAACCCCGTCATCGGGGTACGCGCGTTCGGCGCCGACCCGGACCTGGTCGCCCGGCACACCGCCGCCTGGGTACGCGGCCTGCAGTCCGGCGGCGTCGCCGCGTGCGCCAAGCACTTCCCCGGGCACGGCGACACCCGGGTCGACTCGCACCACGACCTGCCCCGCATCGGCGGCGACCGGGCCCGCCTCGACGCGGTCGAGCTGGCCCCGTTCCGGGCCGCTGTGGCAGCCGGGGCGCAGGCGGTGATGACCGGCCACCTGCTGGTGCCGGCGCTGGACCCGGAGCTGCCCGCCACGCTCAGCCCGCTCGTGCTGGGCGGCCTGCTGCGCGAGGAGATGGGCTTCGGCGGCGTGGTGGTCACCGACGCGGTGGAGATGCGGGCGGTGTCCGACCGGTACGGCTTCACCGGCGCGGCGGTGCGCGCGCTCGTCGCCGGCGCCGACGCGATCTGCGTCGGCGGGGAACGGGCCACCGAGGCTGACGCCCGCGAGCTGCGCGACGCGATCGTCGCCGCGGTGATCAGCGGGGAGCTGCCCGAGGAACGGCTCGCCGAGGCGGCCAAGCGCGTCGGTCAGCTCGCCGCCTGGAGCGTCGCCGCCCGCGCCCGCCGGGTCGCCGGCACGCCACCGGCCGACGGCTCACCGATCGGGCTGGCCGCCGCCCGCCGGGCGGTACGGGTCAGCGGCGACGCCGCGCTGCTGCCGCTGGCCGGGCCGGCGCACGTGGTGGAGTTCGCGCCGCCGCGCAACATCGCCATCGGCGAGGAGACGCCGTGGGGGATCGCCGCGCCCCTGGCCCACCTCGTCCCGGGCACCACCACCGCCCGCTACGCCGCCGACGCCGTACCGGCCGACCCGGGCGACGTGCCCGCCGGACGGCCGCTCGTACTCGTGGTGCGCGACCTGCACCGGCACGACTGGATGCGGGACGCGGTGCGCCGGGCGCTCGCCGCGCGCCCGGACGCGGTGGTCGTCGAACTGGGCGTGCCCGAGCTGGTCACCGGCGCGGTGCACCTGGCCACCCACGGCGCCACCGCCGCCGCGGCGAGGGCCGCAGCCGAAGTGCTCACCGGCGCCCGCTGACTCCCGGGCCGGCCGGGTGGGGAGGTCCCCCGGCCGTCCCGGGCCTCACGCCGGGTCGACCACCAGGTCGGCGTACTCGGGGTGACGCTTGACGAACGCGGCCACGAAGGGGCACCTCGGCACGATCCGGTCGCCCCGGGCGCGAACCTCGTCCAGCGCGCCCCGGACCAGCGCCGCGCCGACGCCCTGACCCTGGAACCGGTTGTCGACCTCGGTGTGGGTGAAGACCAGCACCCCGTCGCCGGGGGTGTACGCGGCGAACCCGGCCAGCGCGTCGTCCACCAGGATCTCGAAGCGCCGCTTGGCGGGGTTGTCCTCGACCTGAAAGCTCACCGGGCCATTCTCCCTCCGGGGCCGGCCAGCCGGTCCAGTTCGACCAGCAGCCGGTCCACCTCCTCGACGGTGTTGTAGTGGTAGACGCTGGCCCGGACCGCGCCGCCGTCCGCGCGCAGGCCCGTGGTGCGGAAGTACTCGTAGGCGTAGTAGTCGCCGTGCGACAGGCACAGGCCCGCCTCGCCCAACGCCGCCGCCGTCTCGGCCGGGGACCGGCCGGCCACCCGGAACGACACCGTCGGGCAGCGCCGGGCCGGCGTCCCGTAGACGGTCACGAACGACCGGCCGGTCAGCCCGGCGAGCAGCCGGTCGAAGACCGCCTCCTCGTGCGCCTGCGCGGCGGCCAGCCCGGCGCGTACCCGCTCCCGGCGGTCGCCGGTCGCGGACGGATCCAGGCCGGCCAGGTGGTCCACCGCGGCGGTCACCCCGGCCAGCAGCGGGAAGCTCGGCGTGCCGTACTCGAACCGGTCCGGGACCGCGTCGGCGGAGGGGATCAGCTTCGCCGGGCGCAGCTGCCCCCACCGCGCCGGGTCGGCGGCCATCGCCGCCAGGTGCGGCCCGGACCACTTGTACGCGCTGGTCACCAGGAAGTCCGCGCCGAGCGTGGCCAGGTCGGTAGGGCCGTGCGGCACCGAGTGCACGCCGTCGACGCAGACCAGCGCGCCGGCCGCGTGCGCGGTCTTGGCGATCGCCGCCACGTCCGGCACCGTGCCGATCGCGTTGCTGCCGGCGGTCACCGCGACCAGCCGGGTGCGCTCGGTGACCAGGTCGGCGTACTGGCCGGTGGGCAGGTCGCCGGTCACCGGGTCGAACTCGGCCCAGCGCACCGTGGCGCCGGCCGCCTCGGCGGCCTGCACCCAGGGCCGGACGTTCGCGTCGTGGTCCAGCCGGGAGACCACCACCTCGTCGCCCGGCCGCCAGCCGGCGCCGAGCGTCCGCGCCAGGGTGTACGTCAGCGCGGTGGCGCTCGGACCGAGCACCACACCCGACGGCTGCGCACCGAGCAGGTCGGCGACCGCGGCCCGCGCCCCGGCGACCAGCTCCAGGGCCCGGCGGCCGGGCACGAAGGCCGTGCTGCGGTTGCCGGTGGCGGCGCGCATGGCGCCGGTCACCGCCTCGATCACGCCGGCGGCGGTCTGGGTGCCCCCGGCACCGTCGAAGTGGACGAAGCCCTCGCCCAGAGCGGGGTAGGCGGCCCGGACCCGGGCGACGTCGAAAGCCATTCCGGCACCCTAGCGCGCACCCCGCCAGACACCGCCCGGCGTGGCTGTCGCGGGC
This genomic window contains:
- a CDS encoding DNA topoisomerase IB, with amino-acid sequence MRLRRSDPGRPGYARRRRGKGWLFLDPAGEPVRDAGELARLRELVIPPAWQDVWISPYPHGHIQATGIDAAGRKQYLYHPHWRRKRDEAKFDHVLEVAHRLPALRDRVTHDLTLRGLRRERVLATVARLLDMGAFRVGSDQYATGDDPTFGVATLRPEHTRSRGGCVVLEFPAKGGIEQVRRIEDAELCRVLLNLRRRRRAQERLFGYWDGRAWRDVRSDEVNDYLRDASGGEMTAKDFRTWHATVLAAAELATVGPQRSATARRRAVAGVMRSVAELLGNTPTVARASYVDPRVVDLYHDGVLAPVQPEMPREAVEKSVLALLEEEAG
- a CDS encoding helix-turn-helix domain-containing protein, producing the protein MDGKLRRQVLDTEVLPPRERFGTWLDMMASSPTPLRVHSAHAHDFVARAEFIELGRMRLIRYRYPSVDCVRTSKLIQRSDPDYYLLALTLTGTSQADQAGQRARCRPGDLTFYDCSRPHEVSHHADPAGPAYARSIVALMPYDALPLPRRRLAPLFAGRMSGSEGVGGLLADFLIRVTGHPEQYHAADAEQLGGIGLDLVATLLGRNLVSEEAVPTEIRRRALLAQVRSYVEQHLGDATLDPGRIADAHHISVRSLHRLFEDEETTVAAYIRDERLARCRRDLADPGLSDRSIQLIAARWGFRDKAHFSRAFRNAHAETPQAYRTRHLEPARIVNTTASAVNSARTYLKQG
- a CDS encoding RecQ family ATP-dependent DNA helicase — encoded protein: MKLTTHSSSLRRAARNLFGWTALRPNQLAAMRAVMKRRDALVVLPTGAGKSAIYQIPASLIPGPTVVISPLLALQQDQIAALNERQRPELRAVRISSDESAAQQAEAIEDIRAGRAEFLFITPEALSNPDRLAEVRELKPALVAIDEAHCISAWGHDFRPDYLALGHLIDGLGRPPVVALTATASPPVRDDIIARLRLREPEVVVSGLDRPNLFLEVAHCPTDDYRWRRLIALLRDDERPGIIYVPTRRAAEELSERLTGAGFPAEFYHGGMPTAARHELHEAFLADRVPIMVATSAFGMGIDKPNIAWVAHMALPDSPDSYFQEIGRAGRDGAPARVLLLWRAEDVGLQRYFSGGLPDEKELAELAAVLRGKARNRKELRELTGLGPRKLGQYLSLLEQIGAAEPRAGQRIGAPRYAPEAAESGRAALAEAERQQTVTRSRTDMMRAFAETTGCRGQALLAYFGEQMQKVCGHCDNCHAGTSVAADGAVGPFPVHSQVRHPEWGAGLVLSYEEDRMTVLFDEVGYKTLSVPVVSEQGLLELD
- a CDS encoding TIGR03557 family F420-dependent LLM class oxidoreductase — its product is MKIGYFLSSEEYTPAELLAQARGAEQAGFEALWISDHYHPWVDAQGQSPFVWSTIGALSQVCRLPVTTAVTCPTMRIHPAVIAQAAATSAVLHEGRFVLGVGTGEALNEHIFGDAWPQTDVRLEMLEEAVEVIRELWRGEFVNHHGKHYTVEHARIYTRPDTPPPIYVSGFGPKSIELAGRIGDGYVSTMPDADMVRRFREAGGGDKPCQGGFKAAYADSADEGARIAYERWPNAGVPGELSQVLPSPRHFEQAAELVSPEQVREAFVCGRDADAHLEMIDRYAKAGFDEVYVANTGPHWQGLFDLYRHEVLPRLR